One window of the Entelurus aequoreus isolate RoL-2023_Sb linkage group LG18, RoL_Eaeq_v1.1, whole genome shotgun sequence genome contains the following:
- the LOC133634028 gene encoding uncharacterized protein LOC133634028, whose protein sequence is MKMIGIRFLWTLLVIHCVFVCGDIQFLERQEGDLVVFPCSIKSSIHSPAAFSLKRTWLHPDDVLFKYKGTEAHVEKAHDKRRLAVSGDPSSHSVNVTMSDLKANDTDRYVCEFVIENPSSEDEHRRGETEFFLLVDTDAPGGWVDVGPIEVCAGGSAVIPCLPPHGEDLPVEGVSLTRRRGRDPVELLYHSKRHHRTGPPPSSASSSSRFQLWSSPGPTGFTYNLTLRQLQPEDGGLYSCQLLLRGRHDGSTSLDSRRAVFVSVQGQCSCSGYTTLLYALSSSVVVLLLLLATLLLCQKKACGSKQHPQVPIYEEMVGVQTPTDKLDPLHLEEPSVYRNCRGKKSCPENEYETSSGALKVK, encoded by the exons ATGAAGATGATTGGGATCCGTTTCCTGTGGACTCTGTTGGTGATTCACTGTGTGTTTG TGTGCGGTGACATTCAATTCCTTGAGAGGCAGGAGGGCGACTTGGTAGTCTTTCCTTGCTCCATCAAGTCCAGCATCCATTCACCTGCAGCCTTCTCTTTAAAGCGCACTTGGTTGCATCCTGATGATGTTCTCTTCAAGTACAAGGGGACAGAGGCGCATGTGGAAAAGGCTCATGACAAACGGCGTCTGGCGGTCAGCGGCGACCCAAGCAGCCACTCTGTGAATGTGACAATGTCTGACCTCAAAGCCAATGACACCGACCGATACGTTTGTGAGTTTGTGATAGAGAACCCTTCTTCTGAGGATGAACACCGAAGAGGAGAGACAGAATTCTTCCTCCTTGTTGATACTG ACGCCCCCGGTGGTTGGGTGGACGTTGGGCCGATAGAAGTGTGCGCCGGGGGCTCGGCCGTCATCCCCTGTCTCCCCCCCCACGGCGAGGACCTGCCAGTGGAGGGGGTGAGCCTGACGAGGCGAAGGGGCCGAGATCCCGTGGAGCTGCTCTACCACTCCAAGCGCCACCACCGCACCGGACCGCCGCCCTCCTCCGCTTCCTCCTCCTCACGCTTCCAGCTGTGGTCGTCCCCGGGCCCCACGGGCTTCACGTACAACCTCACCCTGCGTCAGCTGCAGCCAGAGGACGGCGGCTTGTACAGCTGCCAGCTCCTCCTGCGCGGCCGCCATGACGGTAGCACGTCACTAGACAGCCGACGGGCTGTCTTTGTTTCCGTGCAAG GTCAGTGCAGCTGCTCCGGCTACACCACGCTGCTGTACGCGCTCTCTTCCTCTGTGGTCGTCCTCCTCCTGCTGCTCGCCACGCTGctgctctgccaa AAAAAAGCGTGCGGCTCCAAGCAGCACCCTCAAGTGCCCATCTACGAGGAGATGGTTGGCGTGCAGACCCCCACTGACAAATTGGATCCTCTGCATCTGGAGGAGCCGAGCGTGTACAGAAACTGCCGGGGGAAGAAATCCTGCCCAGAAAACGAGTACGAAACTTCAAGCGGGGCTCTAAAAGTAAAGTAG